GCATCAGTTTATGTTtccagttggaaaaaaaaaaagtcagtcacacacacacacacacacacacacagccgctACTTGTGTTCAAATCCATCCCTTCAAAATCTGAGCAGGAAGGGCAGAAAAACCAAGAAGAGGAGACAGGTTTGTGAGTGCACTCCCATCGCAGCGCCGCTACCATCCTGAACTGCTCTCGGTCCTGACggggaagaagaaagaaaataaaacaacgtttaaaacaaagtttttaaaTGAACCTCCTAGCTGCTGAATTATCAGCAGCTTAATACCCTTCCTGCACAACAATGACTGAGACTTTTACAGTGCCAACTTGTGTTATTGTTTGTATGCGACTTCATGCTCTGTGTTCTATGTGCAAACGTACATACATTTAATGATTAAGTACTGTTATTCACATGATATGAAGCTGGAGTATATATGACAATATTTTAGCATTAACCGTTTATTCATGAATTCACAGAttacattacaattacaattagaatttgtttttaaatcatgtcTATATCTTTTCTTATCAAGGTGTTTCATTTGAAGGAGTTCCACAGATAAGTCCACTGCAGCATCAACACCATACTGGGCATAACTGTTCAATCATTTTATTCTCACAAAAACATACAGGGAGAACATTCTGCACATCGGATAAAAAAAGTATAGATCTTGTTAAAACTCTAAAGACTATTCAATATTGCTGGCTTATGAAACTATTTGAGTGCCAATTATATCaccattttaaataaaacattcaaaataagACAGAGctgaataaaatgatttaacagTCATTCATCTTAAATCTGTCATTGTGAATGTATGATGATGTTCTAGAGATTGTGTGAATCTAGGAGTACTATGACCCATTGAAAGCTGTTAGTGAATTTTGGATAAAGCAACCTGTGTCCTACATTAGATTAGCATACAACTAATATGCAACAGCAAATACACTATCacattacatgtacatataACATATCTGATACAGCCAGTACATATTTGACAGCATCATGTTGTGTTAGCAAGCAGACATGGCTGAATACGGATGTATAGTTTTTGGGATGATGATGTTGAATGGAAGCAAGAAAACATAGCCAGGAAACAACATTTGTTGGTTGAAAATGATATAGAGAGTAAGGGCTTTCATTAGTGAGACAGGGAGTGAACTACATGTAGTGCTGCACACAGTGTGGATAGAATAAATCTTACTAGTTGTTTTCATCTAATACAACTGGTTAACATGATTATTTTATATCAGGCTACAATATTGCATAATCGAGACACCTGACACATTATATCCCTCAGatttaacaaaaatgaaagcaaaagCCTAGGAAATGTACAATAAAATATCAGCTTCATAAAATACAATGCACCTGTAGTGCTCCAAAGTATTAGGAGCAAATTCCCAGGAATTTACTGCTAAAACACAATAGAATTGCAGGATGTAAAAACTAATACTCATAATACTTTCATCATGCTCTTTTCAGGGATGAGGCAAGTTCCATCCATGAATGCACTGTACGAGGATTGAGGACAAATTTTAACTTTGAATACTCATTTCCCCTGGATTTCCATGAGTTCCCCACAGTTTCCTTTGGGGCATCTAGCCAATTACTCTGCCACTATGGATTATCCCTAATCCTGCATGTGGCTAATTAGAATAATGACATTCATTCATAGCCAAAATCAAAGCCATTAATACAACTGTGTTAATGGCGTGGGTTTGCTTACAAGATGCGGCAACCAGCGGTCACAAGGATGCATAAAATGACAAGATGGGTTTATCACTATTTGCAGATGCAGCCTTCAACCTTCAGTGAGGTTCTACAGCTTTCTGTGTTTGCCTTCCCTATATTCCTGGTAGGATGTACAGTTGAAATACAATACCTATAATACATATATGAACAATCACACAAGCACAAATTCTGATAATGAAAGATACTTACAGTTGAAAATGAGCATgcgaaaataaaaaaaatgaagtcaTGTCACACAGTGAGGCAGTTAGGTTAGCAAAGGAGAAAGATGAAACATGGTTAATGACATAGTTTGCAATCACCATTTTCACAAAGATTCACATGACTTTTGTATGGCGCTTTGCTTTGCCAGTCTTCTTATTCAAAGATGCTGCTTGTCACACAACAGTCTTAACATGTCAATTTGTGATGAGAACAAAAAGTTATTCAAACAAAACTGTATAATTCTGACATGATAAAAGAGCCCAGAATTGATTTGTCACTTCTTTTCAAACACTTTAAGACAGCAGCCCAGCTTTCAGTTTGTGAAAATGGCAATGTTTGTCATGTGCCAGCATGCAGTTAATGCTTTCAGTCCATGAAAGTTGAATTGCATGCTGGTGCAGAATACTAACCTTGCAACAGCGTTGAGCTAGTGGGTTCAATTACCACTACAACAGGGAAATAAATGGAACAGAGCGACATATCGGAAACAGAACAGCAACATATCACTGACAATACTAGCAGTAGGCTGCTGAATGGACAGGACACTCACACTTGACTGTTCAAACTGGTAATAACGCTGACAGCTAGTCTTCAAATTACAGGTGGCATCAAAAGTCCACGTCAATGCTAAAGACTACAGGATTTTGATTCAGAAGTGATCATCCACAAGATCTTGACTTTAGTGACATGTTTGGTCACTTGGGGTCAATTCTTCTTGTTGAAGGGGGTCCCCAGGAACAACTCCAGGGTGAAGTGGACACAGTTGGAATTGCAATTCAATTGCAACTGTGCAACTGTGTCTATAgccatatacatatatatatatatatatatatatatatatatatatatatatatatatatatatatacatatacatatacatatatatatatatatatatatatatatatatatatatattagggctgtcaaacgattaatttttttaatcgcgattaatcgcattttgaaaaacaaaacatggtgatgtcagcttttggTGAGGGGGGGGAGCGCAGAGCTCTCtccatctgccatgtgtttggcttacaaatgatatttgagactcgacgtacttcaatggtaactcttttcatgtcgacagtacgtgcagataacttttgtactatcgaccgaaccatctggcagtgttttgaaagtgaatttgccgttcataagtcctttctccatttcctttcactttcgcttttcagtccaccgtgtttttcccgaacgccaaccctgcttctccttcttcttctgattccctttcttattcttctgccgccctctggatcagaactacaggtgccatcgacggccgtaaatcaaacattgcgcatttcttttcttttttattaataccgagcgttaattgcatgttaaaaaaattaacgccgttaagaggatgttgcgttaacgagttattaatgCGTAATGCGTTAACAAGTTATTAACtcattaactttgacagccctaatatatatatatatctatactttttcttcttcttctttatacTCTCACTCAACTACATTTTGGACTtaaattttgtattttcttcGATAACTTTAGATagaagttactttgcagatgacatgctgcatcagaggaTGAATATTGGATCTGATAATCAGCCAGACCCTTAATTGGTCAACACATTGCATAGTATATAGAGACATTTATGTCTAATTAAAATGTACTTGTATTTTTGatacttaaatacatttgatatcagataCATTACAGATATAATTTTACAATAGTACTTTGTGGGTGACATTCATTTTTGCCAAAGTAATACTAACATTAGGGATGTAACGGCAACAAAAACTCATAGTAGGATATCATCAAGATAAATAGTTTGCAATACAATATTTATCACAATgttaataacagaaaaaaacaaggaaaaagaTGACTCGAACAATATCctttataaataaacacacatatctGATGTgtacagccttttttttttttttttttttaacctgagaTACTTCTGCTTTCCTTCAATAATGAACTAAAACTAGCACATGCAGAAAGTAGCCATGAATTGTCTTTGGCAATGGATGATTGGACTAAGTTTTTTATGATTATCCTTTTTGGATCCATGAGCTTTAGAGGCAAAATAACCCCATGATAAGTTGGTATCACAGTCCTGTGATGGTATAGCAACATATTTTTATCATGAAATTTGGGTTATCGTTACATCCCCATTTAATGTGATAACTTTACTTTCACATGGATATgtcttttgggtactttttgcAACACTAAGGCACAGACCTATGTAAATGTAGACAAAAGCAGACTGTggcttgtttctctttttttgttttactcaaACAAACTGTGGTTGTCTGCATACAGTATGAATGGATAACTTTCTATACAGGATTCTGAATTGTAAATAGGATACTTTaaggtttaaaaaaagtttttcaggAAATGGGTAAAGGTTGAATCACACTGATACAGTGAAGCAGTATCatgtaaaaacattatttttgcagATTATTATGTATGTTTAAACATACACTTAGCCAATACACTAAAGCTGCATGTATTCCTGTTCTGCAGTTCTAAAATGTAACAGATTCTTGTACTTACCAAACAGAAGGAAGCTTGTGTTTGAGCTCCCAAGTTTGTTGATGGCGACACATGTGTAGTTCCCGTAATCTCCATCAGTGATGTTAAAAAAAGTCAGCTTTGACAGTGATCCAGTGTTCACAATTTCCATGCCATCAAAaccattgaaaaccctgaatgggagaaaaataaatcatggacagcaaaataataataattcaactGATAATTAGTACCACATTTCAGTAATCTTAATGCCTGTGTGACATCTGATCAATAATAATTGTAAAAACTAatgacagtaaacacacacacacacacacacacacgcatgtgcGCACTTTTTCCATTTGTCAAAgtgaaatgcaaatgtaaaaGTGATTACCTTCTATCATCTTTATACCACTCAAAATCTGCCTCAGGCACTGCATCAGCCTCACACTCCAACACTCCTCTTTGGCCCAGAGTCACTCCAACATCTCTGCCCTCTGACACTGTTGGAGCATCTAGAAGCATGACAGCACTGCGATCAGTACTGTGATCAGGAATCCATGGCAGCACAAGTCAATGATATCATGCTTCTTATTGCATTTCATGCAAGTTTTCTATCAAGTTAAGCAAATCATTTTTCCTTGAAAATGTAGTTAAATGATAAATCGATTTTCAAAATCATTGTAGATTAATCTTCTGTCAATCAACAATTGGAATGAAACTTTTACTAGCTGACTATATATGATTGGATGTAATCCGGGTGTAAACACATCATTATTAATAGCTATTTTGTTCAGATGTTTACTACATTATTAACCtcaatatatttaaaaagaaactcaTGTTAAGTGGAGTTTCTCAGTATCACACACATCTTGCATGGCCATTCAGGGCTTCTGTGGTGAACATAAAGATacattatttaaataattaCATGATCAGCTAATTTCGGTTGAATGACTAACTGATAAAATGACTTTTCGTTTCAGCACTGGTAAGTGTCGGACTCACAGTTGACAGTGATGTCTACAGTCTGGACATCTGTGTCGATATCATTCACAGCTGTGCATTCGTACgtccctgctctctgtctggAGATGGATGGGATTTCAAGGTACTCATCATCTGATGCCAGGTCCCCTAcgagagtcacacacacacacagagggagaaagaagagaTCGATTAAGAGTTAATATGACAGGTCAGCAGTTGTGGCTTTGACATGTCATTGTCACACTCTGTGTCACTGCATGGCCTCTGGGAATGTTGTCATCATACTGGTGTGAAAGGAGGAAGGTGTTGTCATCAGCTGTGATACAACAGTGATAATTCATCTATATATTTGGATTTGTGTTTGAACTGTGGTGTTATGCAGTTTGTCAACAAATAGTCTgctatttgaaaaaaaaggatatattttgaacagaacaaacagaaaagttcAGCAGCAGTAGCAAAAGTGGTGAAAGATCCTGTCAACTCTTGTTGCCAACTGATCTGGTATGACAGGCAAAATTCACAAAGCTACAAGTGTGTCAGAAGTTACACAAGTAAATATCATGACAgattctgtctttgtctgtaaTGCTCCTCTATTGTTTCTGTCAACACTTACACAGACTGGTTCTTCAGCTCACTGGCATATCTCATAGGACATTACAGCACCTGGTGATTAGTGCTTTGTTAAGCCCCCACTCATGATCACTAGTCTGTCAGAACTTTGATATTCTGCTCTTTTGTGTGTACCTCTTAAGCCTGCAAGCACACCATGAGAAGTACTCAGATATGAGGGTTTGAACAGGGGAAAATGCcagttgtgttatttttttcttctatcaCTTTGATACGCTTGACAGAGACACTTAACACAGCACTCAACGTAAAGAACAAAAGACATAATTGACTTCAAGCCTCCTCCCAAGATGTTTGGAGGTGACAGTAATAAATTGCACAAGGATTCACTTTGCTGGGTTTAGACACATTACTGAATTGCACCTGGGAAGGCTGTTACGGGGAGAAGTCCTTGCTTACACACCAATCACCTGACGAGGAGTATCAGGAGGACTCACGTAGGTTGTGTGTTCCACTCGGTTTCTTTTCTGCTTGGCTATCTGTCAGAAGAGGATACTACATTTGGCCAACAGAGACCGAACTGTCGGTAGAGCCGCACTGCGATTCTCTGCGGAGACTTAATCAAGACAAGGCTGCCAGCTCATGTGCCTTCTCAAAGTCCTCACATCAAACATCAGGTTTATGGAAAGCTGCTTCACATTACCTGCATAAACAATTGTCCTTCAAACTGAAGCATGAAATCAATGTTTCTCCAGAGTTCATCATcacaaatgtaagaaaaacTTCACAATAATAGCTGTAACAAAACTATGAGATTCCTCACATATGCATCCTATTAAGCTAATACTAATGTTACATCTGATATGTATTGATGCCTGCTGCTGTTCAAAGCCTTGTTTTATATCCTAGCACAGTTCCGCCAGGTTATTATAATGACATGAAACACAGAGCTCCTAAGCCAACTAAATAATGTATTATTACTTTTAAGTAACGCTTTGAGAAAAAACTGGCAGAACAGCTGCAGTACATACAGACTGATACAGTATGCACAGAACAGGCTATGTATTTAATGAGTGAGGTGGTTATTTAAACTGTTATTGACTACATTAAGTGAAAAAGAGACAAGATGTCAGTTTTGATGACACAACATCAAAACTTATCTTATATTGTATCAATGACAAGGAACTgtatctgtgtttacatgtgctGAAGTGTAAGTTTACATATTTGTGTGTCCATGGATTATTCATTTGTATTAAATTGTAATTTAAAGTCGCAGACACATACCCAGCAATGATAATGTAACAACAAGATTCTTGTTTGATCAACTAAGTATGTGTCGGCATAAACAGTGAGAGTTATTAATTAAGTATTCTccggtttgaacattgttggaaacaagTCGGATAATGTTAGGTTacaattcaacaaaatatataaaaaatgtctAGATGTGTGAAGATAAAATGCCATACAAAATAGTTTTAAAATGAACCAATGAAAAATAATCTATTCAGTCTTTTTTGTGCCCAAACAAACCTTAACTATAGTGCTGATGGGGGTCATTCTAGAGAGTTTGGATTAACAACATATTCTGCCATTGTTTTAGGGTTATTTTGGACTCTTTGATCATATTATGTCACCATCACCTTATAATACAC
This genomic window from Sparus aurata chromosome 13, fSpaAur1.1, whole genome shotgun sequence contains:
- the ntm gene encoding neurotrimin isoform X2, producing MKNPLYWAMLVGMTVLLMEQGLPVRSQGDSQSDNKVMDNITVRQGETVFLRCAQGDVVTHTAWLNRSSILYAGEDKWSVDPRVSLVTLNQEEFTIKIENVDMADEGQYVCAVQTSSRPRTTSVYILIQVPPKIINLSRDIVVNEGSNITLLCQASGKPEPSISWKLISPSGDLASDDEYLEIPSISRQRAGTYECTAVNDIDTDVQTVDITVNYAPTVSEGRDVGVTLGQRGVLECEADAVPEADFEWYKDDRRVFNGFDGMEIVNTGSLSKLTFFNITDGDYGNYTCVAINKLGSSNTSFLLFVVIEPTSSTLLQGPRAVQDGSGAAMGVHSQTCLLFLVFLPFLLRF
- the ntm gene encoding neurotrimin isoform X1, which translates into the protein MSLRGYFVAFSKCTVLLSLRILLLVPAGLPVRSQGDSQSDNKVMDNITVRQGETVFLRCAQGDVVTHTAWLNRSSILYAGEDKWSVDPRVSLVTLNQEEFTIKIENVDMADEGQYVCAVQTSSRPRTTSVYILIQVPPKIINLSRDIVVNEGSNITLLCQASGKPEPSISWKLISPSGDLASDDEYLEIPSISRQRAGTYECTAVNDIDTDVQTVDITVNYAPTVSEGRDVGVTLGQRGVLECEADAVPEADFEWYKDDRRVFNGFDGMEIVNTGSLSKLTFFNITDGDYGNYTCVAINKLGSSNTSFLLFVVIEPTSSTLLQGPRAVQDGSGAAMGVHSQTCLLFLVFLPFLLRF